A genomic region of Gadus macrocephalus chromosome 5, ASM3116895v1 contains the following coding sequences:
- the ccdc85ca gene encoding coiled-coil domain-containing protein 85C-A, protein MAKHCPDGVDVNKPSDEDLPRLAKDELVRRIRRAEGEKMNLMVEHGNKMRDVNRSLQVHLHEIRSLKEVNQKLQDDNHELRELCCFLDDDRQKGKKLSREWQRFGRYTASVMWKDCGVYQQKLQDLEANQESLMRENAELKEIVVMLDEERNGAGSRSSIDSQSSLTNLNGSSVTVRDVGDGSSTSSAGSAGSPDHHLHHHHPMHSHKPSEGKTATLRRSMDDLSSAQFHSRAIPNGLNDASANYIRQLENKVRILEEDHKQILLKSGPGDTKTLKKGMTLYHSESQLSSLCQLQESMLNGTLRTPSGEPSPTGGGYPPPGQKPEAVVHAMKVLEVHDKLDRQIPEDYDEDLSEKEKAIVREMCNVVWRKLGDAAGSKPSVRQQLSGNHYKGPK, encoded by the exons ATGGCCAAACACTGTCCAGACGGAGTGGATGTGAACAAACCCTCCGACGAGGACCTCCCGAGGCTCGCAAAGGACGAGCTGGTGAGAAGGATACGGAGAGCGGAGGGCGAGAAGATGAACCTGATGGTCGAGCACGGGAATAAGATGAGAGACGTGAACCGCAGCCTACAGGTCCACCTCCACGAGATCCGGAGTCTCAAAGAGGTGAACCAGAAACTACAGGACGATAACCACGAGCTCCGGGAGCTCTGCTGCTTCCTGGACGATGACCGGCAGAAGGGCAAGAAGCTGTCCCGGGAGTGGCAGCGGTTCGGCCGCTACACGGCCAGCGTCATGTGGAAGGATTGCGGCGTTTACCAGCAGAAGCTGCAAGACCTAGAGGCCAACCAGGAGTCGCTGATGCGAGAGAACGCCGAGCTGAAGGAGATTGTGGTGATGCTGGACGAGGAGAGGAACGGAGCTGGCTCCCGGAGCTCCATCGACAGCCAGTCCAGTCTCACCAACCTCAACGGGAGTTCGGTTACGGTCCGGGACGTCGGGGACGGTAGCAGCACCTCCAGTGCAGGGAGCGCCGGGAGTCCTGACCATCACctgcaccatcaccaccccatGCACAGCCACAAACCGTCCGAGGGCAAGACAGCGACGCTAAGGAGGTCTATGGACGACCTCTCCAGCGCTCAATTCCACAGTAGAGCCATTCCCAATGGACTGAATG ATGCTTCAGCAAACTACATCAGACAATTGGAAAACAAGGTGCGGATACTGGAGGAAGACCACAAGCAGATTCTCTTAAAG TCTGGTCCCGGGGATACGAAAACCTTAAAGAAGGGCATGACCCTCTACCACTCGGAGTCCCAGCTCTCCTCTCTTTGCCAGCTCCAGGAGAGCATGCTCAAC GGAACCCTGCGGACCCCCAGCGGTGAACCGTCACCCACGGGTGGCGGCTACCCCCCCCCGGGACAGAAGCCCGAAGCCGTGGTTCACGCCATGAAG gtgttggaGGTGCACGATAAGCTGGACAGGCAGATCCCGGAGGACTATGACGAGGACCTCAGTGAGAAGGAGAAGGCCATCGTCAGAGAGATGTGCAAT GTGGTGTGGCGAAAGCTGGGCGACGCGGCCGGCTCCAAACCCTCCGTCCGACAGCAGCTCTCCGGGAACCACTACAAGGGCCCCAAGTAG